Proteins found in one Sporosarcina jeotgali genomic segment:
- a CDS encoding YesK family protein, protein MIFVPIGIGLILGFLLFSFVYILTKRSEKRYIAPVITALAGIFIIVASILLIGGFEGMGFGIIGIGFVVIAIAGLFIFLFKPVNQFSAYQLSVKDKRNLMGIPVVFVLVVAFTIFIS, encoded by the coding sequence ATGATTTTTGTTCCAATCGGTATAGGTCTCATCCTAGGATTCCTGTTATTTTCTTTTGTGTACATCCTTACAAAGCGAAGTGAAAAACGCTATATAGCTCCAGTGATTACAGCACTTGCTGGAATTTTTATTATTGTTGCGAGTATTCTATTGATTGGCGGATTTGAAGGCATGGGATTTGGGATTATAGGAATTGGATTTGTAGTCATTGCAATAGCAGGACTATTTATTTTTCTCTTCAAGCCTGTCAACCAGTTCTCTGCATATCAGTTGTCAGTTAAAGACAAACGCAATTTAATGGGGATTCCAGTTGTTTTTGTCTTAGTTGTCGCTTTTACGATTTTTATTAGTTAA